ATAAGAACACTGTCTCTAACCACGTTCAAAACATTGACATAAACGACAAGGGTGGTTAGTAACTCTACCATTGTTTCATCTTCTGCAAACTCAGTGATGTTCTTCTCAACATCCCCATCACCTTCAATATCTGAAAACAAGGAGGAGACCATATGAAACTACTTCAAAAGAGAGAAACGAAGCTGCAAAGCTGGCTAGTTTTCTCAATCCAGAACTACATTATATATGAAAAAGCTTAGAGCTACATTCTCAATTCAGACGGGGCATCATGATGGGTCAAACTTAATTGAATCCCTATATGAAAAAGCTTAGAGCTTGAGGATTAATATAAAGTAAGTAACTTTAGCTAAAATAGAGTAACAGTACTTCACCAAACGCTTCACCAACCATTATTGAAGGAAAGAGAACAAAAGGAGAAAGCTTTTAATCAAAATTCAAAATTTGAAACCAAACGGTAAGTTTCAGATTCCGACCAAGGTTTCAATCTTTCAAACTAATCTTGTCTGAGCACAAATGAATTTTATTACACACTGTTAAAAGTGGGAAGCTTTGAGTTAGACAACACATACCTGAAGACGAATCCTCACCCTCCGAAGAAGATGAGGAAGACTCAGAGAAGACGACGGAAGAGATGAATTTCCCGGCGCCGGAGGCAATGGCGGTGGCAGGTTTGTAAACGAGCCTGGAGATCCAACTAGGGTTTTGCTGAGGAGGATCCCGAGATCTTGGAGCAGGGCGGTCATACGGCGTCCTGACGACGGAGGTCCGGCGTGGTCGAACAATCTTGCCTCCGGTTCGAGGCTGACGTGGACCGGCGTAGCCGGAGACGGAGTCCATGGGAGGAGGAGGAGGAGGGAGAGAGTTCGTTGAGAGGAATTAATCGGAATATTAAGGAATTTGGTCGTTATTTGTCGTCTTGTTGTTCTCCTCTATTTTTTTTTTTATTATTGGGTGAAAAGTTAGTTTCCTATATTACAGGCCAACTGTTAAAATTTATTTCCTCTGATAAAATTTAGCGAAGTAAAAAAATTACTGAAATAATAATTCTTTTCTGTATTTTAAAGGTCAGGTTTTTATATTAGAAATAATAAATTATTTGTGTTTATTTGTTGCCTTTTTTCAATCAATATTGCACCATTCATATTTTTACACTTTAGTTTATATTTAAATTTAAACAAAATACATTAACAAAAATCTAAAACATCAATTTTTAAATATAAATAAAAATATAAAACATCATTCTTTTAAATACGATGGGATTAAAGTTTAACTATAATCATTAACAATGAATATTTTTTTTTGAACCACAATTAACAATGAATCATGGAAATCATTAACAGTGAATCAAAATTGAGTTTTTAATTCATGTGGTGGGATAGGTTTCAGGTTAAAATATTTGTGAGCTTAGACCACCGTTAACGTCAGTTCTTAGACGATGATTAATTTGGGCTCTTAAGGTGGGGTTAAGAACCGTTTTTTAGTTTTTAATTAAGAAAAGTTAAGAACAATCTCTTAAATAAGAAATATAAGAGCCGGTTCTTAGCCGAAAAATGTAAAAAAAAAAAACAAAAACAAAAAAAATGTCAAATCATGAGTTAAGACCATCTCCAATGGGGATTCTTCCCATTGGAGTTCTTAAACTATGTATTATGTATATATATGTATGTATATATAATACATATTTTAAGAGCTCCACTGGGAAGAACCCCAATTGGAGGTGCTCTAAGAACCCCAAATCAAGAACCCGGGTTAATCGTGCTCTTAAATTCAAGTAAGAGACGGTTCTTAGCTTTTCTTATATTTTTAAGAAAAGCTAAGAACCGTCTCTTAAATAAGAGATATAAGACCATCTCCAATGGGGTATCTAGAAAGGTTCTATCTCATAGTTCTATTTAATTATATGCTCAAAATTAAATCAAAAAGAGGAAAAATAGATAGATATGGTTCTAAAAATAGAACTTTTGGAACCAACCCTAAGTTAATACGTGTCACTTTCTGATTGGTTAGTATTTTTAAGAAAAAAAATTACACCCTTTTTTTTCTCTCTCTCTCTCATTTCGCGAGAAAAAATTGTTTGGCCCTCTCTCTCTCTCTCTTTTCTTGGCGGATTCGACGAAAGGAGACTATGGTCTCAACACTCTTAATATTGGTCACACCTGTAACCAATTTATATGTTGGTATCATTTGGCTTGCTATCTCACCGATGATATTTATCCGAACTGGTAAACTTTTATCCAATCTATTTCACTTCCACAAACTCCGAAAGCATCCGTATTTGCTACACTACAAGAATCTATCTGTAAAGATGTCGAGCGTGCTTTTGGAGTCTTGCAAGCTCGATTTGCCGTTGTTAGGAAACCCATCTCTTATTTGGGATAAGCCAAAAATTGGAAAGATTATGAGAGCATGTATCATATGATAGCGGAAGATGAACGAGATGGGTACACTCAATTTGATGTACCAAAATTCTCACAAGTAGAATCAAACAGAAGTTCACATGTGGAGTTCATGTATTCTAAAGATATGCCTTCAAATACTGGCAATTTGATGGCAATTCGAACTCGACTTCGTGATCGCAACATACATGAACAATTGAAAAATGATTTGGTTGAACATATATGGTGTAAATTTGGTACGGCAAAATGACTATTAATCGTTTAGTTTTGTTTATGATTTCTCAATCCCCTAAACTATATTTGCGAAGTGATTTTGCCACATGTCTCTCTACAATCAATTTCACAAAACAAATATGACATGACTACTGAAATTGATGACATGGCTTCCAGAAAAATATGACATAGATAATTTCATTTAATGTTGATTTATATTTTTGGCAAACTTATTAAAATATGGTAATAATTCATATATTACATTTAATATTGATATTTCTTTTTGGTAAACTTTTCTTAAATATGGTAATAGCTCATACATCATCTGTAAAATAAATATATTCATATATAACATTTCAAATTTTGAAATATTATTATTTTTGTATAATTATACAATTTGTATTACCAAATCTTTAAAAAAATTCTACCAATTTTGTAAAAATTTAAATATCTAATCGTAAGATCATTAGTTTTTATATACCTACAAATTTTATAAATATAGTTTAGACTAAATTTTTGATAATTATACAATGTTATATCATTTTTATTAGTTTTATACAAATTGATTTAATATATATCAAATATATATTAAATATTAGTAAGAAAATAGTAAAATCTATAATATTTAATGAAATTTATTTTTAAATATAAGTTAGATTTAAAAAAATTCTTAATGAACATGGTGCAGGAAAACACCTAGTCTATGTTATATGTTTTTATGTCAAGTTAATTTAAATTTAATGTAATTCAATAATTATAAGATTTTTTATTATATAATGTGATGCAAGTAATCTATTATTACAAGTTTTCCAAATTTTTGAAACTTAGAACCATTAATTGGTTCTATCATTGGAAGGGTTAAAACTAAACAAGTATCTAAAAATTTTAATTTGATTATTTTCAATTAAAAAAAATAATTTAGAACTCTAAGACCATATCTATCGTTGGAGATGGTCTAAGAATCGTCTCTTAGCCGAAAAATGTTAAAAACAAAACAAAAAAACAATATAATGTCAAATCATGAGTTAAGAACCCTGGCTAAGAGACCAGGGTTAATCATGTCCTAAAGTCTCATGACCGGCCCTACTCGAGTTTCTGGAGTTACACAAAAGTTGATCAAGGCTAGACAATCTACTAAGCAATGTCTAGTAATGTCTCATATTAGTTTCTGAGCTTGTGCCAGTTATTATCAAATGTGATGTGATCAAATGTGATGTGTAGCAACAATTCCATCTCTCAAAATATATTTCATTTTTTTTTTTTTGGGTTAAAATATATATCTTCATTGTTGAAAGACGGGAAATCGGTCAATTCACACGTCAACAAGGGCTAACGGTCCCAATCAGTACATAAACACGTTGTCTGTGCGAAAACATACATCAACTACTATAAAATTCAACTTTTCATACATGAACTTACAAAATTGGGTTTTAACATACATTGACCTAATTTCCGTTAGTCAAACGTTACACAATAAGGGTTTTCGTTAATCGGTACATGAAATTGGCCATTTCCTACATCAACATGGGTCAACGGTCCCGATCAATACATAAACACTTTACATGTGTGAAAACATACATCAACTAGTACAAAATTTAAATTCAATACATGAACTTTCGAAATTTGGTTTTAACATACATTAACCTAATTTACACCAGTCCAACATTACAGAAGATAAATTTTATGTCACGTGTTGATTAAGTGAAGTTTTTATTGTATTATGTGATAAATAAACCGTATTACGTGATAATTGACTGAGAAAGAAAAATCATTTAGGCCAAATGATTTCGTTCTAATTAAACCGTATTATGTGGTAATTGACTGAGAAAAATAAATTATTTAGACCAAACGATTTTGTCTCGTGTAACTCATTACTTAGCTTTTCTTTTTAACTTTTTGTTCTTCGACATTTTCGACAAAAAACCTGATACAGAGAAGACAACAAAGAAAAAAAATCGCATAGAGAAAAACGAGAATGTCTAGCTTATCCAATCCTAATTCTTTTTTTGTTCGATAAGTTAGACATTCCCGTTTCTTTATGTTCGATTTTTTTCATGTTGTCTTCCCCATGTTAGGTTTTTTGCCGAAAATGACGAAAAACAAAAAGTTAAAGAGAATTTAACTAATGATTTACATGAGAACGAAATCGTTTGACCTAAATAATTTATTTTTCTTCGTCAATTACTACGTAATACAATTTAATTACCACATAATACAATAAAAATCTCACTTAATCAACATGTGATAGATAATTTATCTTCGGTAATGTTTGACTAGTGAAAATTTTGTCAATGTATGTTAAAACCAGATTTCGAAAGTTCATGTATGGAATTTAAGTTTTGTATTAGTTGATGTATGTTTTCGCACAAGTAAAGTGTTTATGTATTGATCAGGAACGTTGATCCCTATTGATGTAGGAATTAACCAATTTCATGATACCAGTTAACGAAAACTCTTACTCCGTAACGTCTGACTAACGGAAATCAGGTATGTTAGACCATCTCCAACCCACCCCTATTTTTATCTCTATACTTTGCCCTAAAATAGAGAAACTCTATTATAGAGGTGAAAATGCTCCAATGTATGTCTGCATAATAGAGTTCCTCTATTTATAGGAGAAAATATAGAGAAATGATATTTCTACCTCTAAATATAGAGGCAAAAAGTAACTTTCCTGTATATTTTTCTCTAAAATAGAGTAACTCTATTATAGAAGCATACATTGGAGCATTTTCAGCTATATAATAGAGATTTCTATTTTAGAGAAAAATATAGATGTGTACATTGGAGATGCTCTTATAATCTATTTTTGTAAGTTCATATATGAAAAATTGAATTTTATAAAAATTGAATTTTACACTAATTGATGTATGTTTTTGCACATGTAACATGTTTATGTACTGATCGGGACCGTTTCCCGTTGAAAGACGCATGTAAGAGAACGAAACACGGTGCAAGATCCAAAAAAAACTTTTTCTGTTTACGTTTTTGTACAAGAATGCTACTGCCACAAAATAAAAGAAGAGAGAGAGAGAGAGAGAGAGAGGTCCAAAACCAAGAACATCCACCATTGACTACGAATAGGCTGGTCTGCTTCGATCTCCAGGTGACAGAGAGAGAATAAAAACAAAAAGTTTAATGTATAGAAAATAAGAAGATGAAACACAGAGTGTAGAAACAGCAATGGTACCTAATTTTCATAGAAACGGGAACGATGTCTTCTCAACCTGTAAACCAATAGCATCAATTAACACCATCACATAAACTATGAAAAATAAGAATGAATATAAATGTAGATGAATCTGACCTTTGATGAACAGAGCTACTTCTGTTAACTCCACTTGTGGTGGTGATGAACTCATCATCAATCTCATCTACTCTATACTCCGGAAACTCAATTGACGCAACCGAGCTGTCATCAGAGTTGGAGTTATCATAGCTAGAACGGCTACTCCCTCCTCTCCTTGCTCTTCTTCTGTTCCTCGCATTCCTTATATTATCAAACATCTTATAAAAGATACAAGAGGTCCACCAGTTTCCTTCATTGCTAGCCACATCCTCAAACTCATCTCCCGTGTCATCATCTCCATACTCAATCACATAGTCTCCTAAAACAACTCCTCTCGGAACCTCCGAGTGAATCGTGCTCAGCACGTCGATGATCTCAGACGACTGCTGGAAATTCTCCCAGTCAAGCTTCCTGGCAGGATCAATCTTGGAAGGACGAGAGTCCGGATGCTCTGACTGAGCGTGCTTGCGAAGCTCCGTGTAAGTACCCGTGAACCTGCACCGTTCTTCCTCGCAGCAACGTTGTTTCTCGTCGAGACGGAGACGAGCTTCTTCTACAATGACCCATCCAGTGACTTCTCCTCTGCAGAGTGGACACAAAGGTTTGCAGCTCTCTTCTAAGGCCTTTGACATTGGCTCATCAGGAGGTGGAGGTGGTGGGTCTGTTCCATAGGCAGTGATGAAACGGTCCAGACAGTTGGAGTGGAGGTGGTCTGTGTTGCAGACGAACGCACGGCATCCGTTGTCGTAAGACGAGCACTGGAGAAGCACGCCGTTGTGAGGGGAGTCTAAACAAATGGGACAAACTAAGTCATCCCAATTGATCGTCACCTGGCTGCAAAAGGTCTTTGCTTGAAGGTGGTTCTCGCAAACATGTTGTAGCGCCGCCATAAAGTTCCAAACTTTACTCTTTGAGAGATGAAAGAAACAAACTTGTTTTAACTCAAGTGTCTGTAAGCAGAGATTCGATGCAAACCCTTCTACCTACGTCTAGGCATGGGCATAAAATCCGGAACCCGAAATCCGAACCGAACCCGAACCGAAAAACCCGACCCATTATCCGACCCGAAACGTAAAAATACCCGAACGGGTCTTGTAGGGTGGTACAAAAAATATCCGAACCCGAAGTGTTATTAACCGAACCCGAACGGGTAACCCGAAAAATCCGTAATTAATAGTCAATATAAATATTTTGAAATATATATAAGTATTCCAATTATTAAATTCAATATTTGTGGTAATATTATATATAATAATAAATATTAAAATTCTAATAAATGCTTTAAGTACACAATTAGTTATAAATAAGAATTTTATAATTTACTCATTGAAATAAAAAATCTACTCTCTATAAGGCAATACATATTGTTTACAAATGATGTTTGTTTTCATGCTTGATTTAACATTTTATTGTTATTTTATCAATTTTATATGTGATAGATTAATTTTTATTTAATTTAAATGTTTTTCTTTATGTTTTACTTCAAAAATTTTGTTTTTTATTTTGGTTATATCCGAACCGAACCGATATAACCCGAATCCGTACGATATATGATTACTTTATGGGTTTTATGATGCACTACAATTTTGAACTGAACCCGAAGTGTTATTATCCGAACCCGACCCGTACTAATAAAATTTTAGTATGAGACCTAGAAGCGTAAACCCGAAAATCCGAAAACCCGAAAAACCCGACCCGAATGCCAACGGGTACCCGAACGCCCAGGCCTACCTACGTCATTCATTCATAAAGCAGACTGCATATGCAAGTCAAAGGAGACAGCTTGTGAATAAGAATGCAGAGAGACGATTCGATGGAGACTGACTCATAAAGCCTAAACCTTTGGAAACGATTCAGTCTCTGGTGAATACACACTACAAACCCAGTACGGAGACCAGCAGAAATGAGAATTAGATTCCAAAATCAAAACGATTGAAAAACAGATCAGAAACCTATAAGCAGAACCCTAAGCAAAAAAGAGCTAGAAACGGATCCAAATCAATAAATAAGCAAACACATCTAAGAAGTAACAATATCACAGAGAATGATCGAATCGAGAAGTCGAAGAGGAGGAAGAAGAAGAAGGAAAAGGCTGACCTTTGAGATTAGCAGTTTCAAGGGGAAGAAGACGAGATGGGGGTTTCTTGTGGGGATAGAGTGTTTCAAGCAAAGCCTCCTCCTTTTTTTTTTTTTTTGTTTCTCTCTCCTCTCTCAGTCCACCATACTACTTTTACCTTTTCAATCATTATTAATATTTTTTAAATGCTGGTTATAATATTTTAGTATATGTTCAGATCGCATAGGGAAATGATGTATTGATTGATATAATGTTGGAAAACATGTCACTTGTGATTTTACGAAGAGAAATGTCACTACACCTAATATTTTTAGAAAAAAAACATTTTTTTTAAATTTTTACTTTGTGACCTTCTTCTTTTGTGGCCTTTTCTTTTTATATATAAATTTTGAAATTCTAGTTAAACCATAAAAAGATTTATTTTCTGTTCTACACTTTTATTTATCATTTACGATAATAATTTTTAATTTATGAAAGATAGTATTTTTTAA
The DNA window shown above is from Brassica oleracea var. oleracea cultivar TO1000 chromosome C3, BOL, whole genome shotgun sequence and carries:
- the LOC106328349 gene encoding uncharacterized protein LOC106328349, which encodes MAALQHVCENHLQAKTFCSQVTINWDDLVCPICLDSPHNGVLLQCSSYDNGCRAFVCNTDHLHSNCLDRFITAYGTDPPPPPPDEPMSKALEESCKPLCPLCRGEVTGWVIVEEARLRLDEKQRCCEEERCRFTGTYTELRKHAQSEHPDSRPSKIDPARKLDWENFQQSSEIIDVLSTIHSEVPRGVVLGDYVIEYGDDDTGDEFEDVASNEGNWWTSCIFYKMFDNIRNARNRRRARRGGSSRSSYDNSNSDDSSVASIEFPEYRVDEIDDEFITTTSGVNRSSSVHQRLRRHRSRFYEN